A window from Citrus sinensis cultivar Valencia sweet orange chromosome 3, DVS_A1.0, whole genome shotgun sequence encodes these proteins:
- the LOC102630951 gene encoding vesicle-associated protein 2-1 isoform X2 yields the protein MLGHPFIYVELEKQGFCDLKVINNTEHHVAFKVKTTSPKKYFVRPNTGVVQPWDSCIIRVTLQAQRESPPDMQCKDKFLLQSTIVPSNTDVDDLPPDTFNKDSGKTIEECKLRVVYVSPSSAQGNLEDEGLVSATRSPDANSALQRLKDERDAAVRQTQLLQQDLDMLKRRGQRKGVRGFSLMFAAFVGLIGIMVGLILNLLLSSPPPTVPQND from the exons ATGCTGGGCCATCCGTTTATTTATG TTGAGCTAGAAAAACAAGGCTTTTGTGATCTTAAAGTTATAAACAATACAGAACATCATGTTGCTTTCAAG GTCAAAACCACTTCACCTAAGAAGTACTTCGTAAGACCCAACACTGGTGTGGTGCAACCTTGGGATTCGTGTATCATTAGAG TGACTCTTCAAGCTCAACGAGAATCTCCTCCAGATATGCAATGCAAAGACAAGTTTCTCTTGCAGAGTACAATAGTGCCTTCAAATACCGATGTTGATGATCTTCCTCCAGATACT TTTAACAAGGATAGTGGGAAGACAATAGAGGAGTGCAAGCTTAGAGTTGTGTATGTCTCTCCTAGCTCAGCTCAAGGAAATTTAGAAGATGAAGGATTAGTGAGTGCCACACGTAGTCCTGATGCCAACTCT GCTTTACAGCGCCTGAAGGATGAAAGGGATGCTGCTGTTCGGCAAACACAGCTTCTGCAACAGGATCTG GACATGCTGAAAAGACGAGGTCAACGGAAAGGTGTTCGTGGCTTCTCGCTCATGTTTGCAGCCTTTGTGGGACTCATTGGAATCATGGTCggcctaatcttgaacctttTACTGTCTTCACCACCTCCCACTGTTCCACAGAATGATTGA
- the LOC102630951 gene encoding vesicle-associated protein 2-1 isoform X1 yields the protein MTADGGNQLISVHPEELKFIFELEKQGFCDLKVINNTEHHVAFKVKTTSPKKYFVRPNTGVVQPWDSCIIRVTLQAQRESPPDMQCKDKFLLQSTIVPSNTDVDDLPPDTFNKDSGKTIEECKLRVVYVSPSSAQGNLEDEGLVSATRSPDANSALQRLKDERDAAVRQTQLLQQDLDMLKRRGQRKGVRGFSLMFAAFVGLIGIMVGLILNLLLSSPPPTVPQND from the exons TTGAGCTAGAAAAACAAGGCTTTTGTGATCTTAAAGTTATAAACAATACAGAACATCATGTTGCTTTCAAG GTCAAAACCACTTCACCTAAGAAGTACTTCGTAAGACCCAACACTGGTGTGGTGCAACCTTGGGATTCGTGTATCATTAGAG TGACTCTTCAAGCTCAACGAGAATCTCCTCCAGATATGCAATGCAAAGACAAGTTTCTCTTGCAGAGTACAATAGTGCCTTCAAATACCGATGTTGATGATCTTCCTCCAGATACT TTTAACAAGGATAGTGGGAAGACAATAGAGGAGTGCAAGCTTAGAGTTGTGTATGTCTCTCCTAGCTCAGCTCAAGGAAATTTAGAAGATGAAGGATTAGTGAGTGCCACACGTAGTCCTGATGCCAACTCT GCTTTACAGCGCCTGAAGGATGAAAGGGATGCTGCTGTTCGGCAAACACAGCTTCTGCAACAGGATCTG GACATGCTGAAAAGACGAGGTCAACGGAAAGGTGTTCGTGGCTTCTCGCTCATGTTTGCAGCCTTTGTGGGACTCATTGGAATCATGGTCggcctaatcttgaacctttTACTGTCTTCACCACCTCCCACTGTTCCACAGAATGATTGA